The Xenopus laevis strain J_2021 chromosome 4L, Xenopus_laevis_v10.1, whole genome shotgun sequence genomic sequence ggttttttcttacccacctcaacaccaacacttttttggttttgctttgcaacgtcgttccttgcttacaaggggaatatactgacatgtatatttattaagcagcattttgttccgtgtttaaccctgtgaaaagcatttcccacttaatatgttttaagttaggattcagttcagccaggcacaaggattcgggcaATTCCTAATCCTGCTTAaaatggctgaatcccgaaccgaatcctggattctgtgcatccctagttggaatTGTGATATAGggctatactgtccctttaatataatgtgCAGGGGGTAAGAAGGGAGTGGGGGTGGGCAGGTTGCTGGAGGAATGGGATGAGGGGTGGGATGTCTTTAGTGGTGCCCAAAGCAGGTGGAAGCTCCCAGTGTCCACTTTAAACTGTACAAAAGCTCATTcattcaacttgatggactttgtcttttttttttcaacccgattttaACGATTATTTCATGTGGGGTTGAAACCCAAGTGCGCCCCCTGCGGGCAGAAAGTTGCCTAGAAAAACTTCCGGCCATTTCTTTCTTTAACTGTCGCCCTTTGCGTCTGTTTCTTAGAGGTCTTCCAGTTGACAAGAAGCCGGAGCTGCAGCGAGTCCTGGAACACCGACGGCGAGACAAAATCATCcaacagaagaaagaagaggaagagaTAAAGAAGCTCCAGTCTCCGTTCGAACAGGAGCTGTTAAAGAGACAGCAGAGGCTGGAGCAGGTAAAGAGCGCCACCTAGTGCCTCATGGGCTCAACGCTCGTGAAAATCATTTGCACAATAGAAATCTGTAAAACACCATTTCAGCACAAATAATATATTCACATTCTGCTCTTTCCTTCCCTTTAGCTGGAGAAAGAACAAGAGCCGATGAAGGAAGAGGAACGAGCCCCAGAATTTGTTAAAGTAAAGGAGAAGTTAAGAAGAACGGCGATGTTACCCAGTGAGGAGAGGGTGGGGTAACCCCCGGCAGAACTCTATGAATAATCCTATTGCGGAGGCTTTGCTGCGTAACACCCTGGATACCCACACTCGGTTATTAACCGTTGCCGCTACGTCTTTCAGTGTGCCCCAGACCACTCGCAGATACAGGGTTTGTGTTCAGAAATGTCGCTTTTTCCGTGTATCTACCCACCGCCGCAGCATTCGATCCTGACACTTAAACTCAGAGGCGACTAACACCTCACAATATGGCCGGCTAAGTGACTAGCGGTTTGTGGGTAACCGTGGGAATTCGCTTTCCAAGGCGGCAGTTTGTATATTCCCAGTGAGTGTGTCTCCTGTTATGTGGCGTCTCGCTGTCCCCCGTCGGCTTTTACTGCTGGACTTACAAGAAGAGGGCGGGGCTGCCAGAGAAGTGGCGGCCATATTGCTGCGCAGAATTGGTTTTGGGAACTGACAGTTTGGTATAATGTTGCAGCCAACAAGACCTAATGGTGTCACTTAGGGCATAAATGCATTAATATTATTGTACCCCCAGTGTAGATAATGACCCTCTTTGAAATAACTGAGGTTTAAGTTTTTATATTTCCCCCCTACAGAACctggattggggggggggcattctcCGTTCTGCACTCTTCTCTGGTTCAGTGATTGTGTCGCTGACCAATACCAGAGCGTCGCTCGTGCAAAGGGAAAGGCCTCAGtcatctgaaaagaaaaagatttttggCTTTAGAAATgatctgtatataatataatatttactgaaatagATAACAgcagtttatattattatttaaccaAAACCATTTTTCATGTTTGCCTTAGGGAATGTATTTCCTTCTGACCCAGGAAGATTCCAGCTGTCTGTATAGCACCATCAGTCAGCCCCTGCCCcagagagcttacagtctatggtccctatcacattcccatcagcccctgccccagtgagcttacaatcagaGGTTCCTatgacattcccatcagcccctgccccagtgagcttacaatctaaggtccctatcacattcctatcagtcccagagagcttacagtctatggtccctatcacattcccatcagtccctgccccagttgagcttgcaatctaaggtccctatcacattcccatcagtcccagtgagcttgcaatctaaggtccctatcacattcccatcagtcccagtgagcttgcaatctaaggtccctatcacattcccatcagtcccagtgagcttacaatctaaggtccctatcacattcccatcagtcccagtgagcttacaatctaaggtccctatcacattcccatcagtccctgccccagttgagcttgcaatctaaggtccctatcacattcctactaTGGGCAGGtaatcaggagccaatgaacccacctggagtgtgggaggaaactggggtACCTAGAGGAAACCCCCACACAGATAAGGGGAGATtatacaaactccttgtagaTAGTGTCCTGTCTGGGATTAAACTCCAGCAAGGCAGAAATGCTTATATTGCAATCAGGAGGCTGTTATGTTGGGAGATAAGAGAATAAAGGACAACTGAGTCTTGCACTTTTCTTTATGTATAGCCGAGCCcccgtcacatgaccaggaggaAGTAGATTGGCCCCAGGAATTATACAAGCAGAAAAAATGGCTGTAATTAAAGATTGTTTATAgggaaatacaattattttttattttgatgacattatccctttaagggctaaTCACTGCTACTGAGACCCGACTGAATGTAACAGGGAATGAATAGTAATTGTGACATTCACCCCCATATCAGAGGGACATACAGAACTCTCTGCTGCACAAAGGGTTAACctcacattttatttaatgatttttggGTTACTGTGGGGGGAGGGGTTATGTCTCAGGCACAGAATATGGCCAATATTTGGATAAAGCCTTAACGACATTCATTGGATTTTACTAACACTATAGGTTGGTTCCGCTGCTTCAGCCTGTAAATACGACAGATATTTATTTAGTTATGGTTCGTACATCGTCTATTTTTCTATGTAGTTCTGTGTCTGTATCACCAATAAATAGTGAACTTGCTGCACTGTGAGACTcttgtgttttccagataagggggtctATCTGtcttgccttaagtctactagaaaatcatgtaaacattaaataaacccaataggctggtgttgcttccaataaggattaattatatcttagttgggatcaagtacaagcgactgttttattattacacagaaaaaggaaatcatttttaaaaatgtggataaaatggatctATGGTATTccgtagttcggagctt encodes the following:
- the fam107a.S gene encoding uncharacterized protein LOC494764, yielding MYSELQREPPDIGSILTHPDYLDGNPELIKPKKLLNPVKASRSHQELHRELLMNHRRGLPVDKKPELQRVLEHRRRDKIIQQKKEEEEIKKLQSPFEQELLKRQQRLEQLEKEQEPMKEEERAPEFVKVKEKLRRTAMLPSEERVG